Proteins encoded within one genomic window of Candidatus Saccharimonadia bacterium:
- a CDS encoding class I SAM-dependent methyltransferase — protein sequence MKHAASFRDPAGFVFEHRGRLLRQVNAAGVADYDSLMQSGLYEQLTGQHLLIPHREVEIEGLPPDADRRLVIEPDRVRTISYPYEWGFSQLQDAALTTLAVQAEALRHGLTLKDASAYNIQFHEGRPLLIDTLSFEKYTPSSPWAAYRQFCQHFLAPLALMSQVDVDLGKLLLVHLDGVPLPLAAKLLPRRARLSPGLAMHLFLHARAQSRTPQAASAAGPGSHRRLSQSGLEGLVDSLTRTVRGLRWRGGKTEWGDYYNATNYSATAFEHKQAVVASFLDEVRPQTVWDLGANTGQFSRLAGDRGIHTVSFDIDPVAVEANYRLVRDRREPNILPLLLDLTNPSPAIGWANAERSSLAQRGRADLVMALALVHHLAISNNLPLASIAAYFAALGRHLVVEFIPKSDSKVQILLATRPDIFPDYTMAGFERAFAQHFQIVKKLPVKNSERTLYLMENLMEKA from the coding sequence ATGAAGCACGCCGCCTCCTTTCGCGATCCCGCCGGCTTTGTGTTTGAGCATCGCGGCCGGCTGCTGCGGCAGGTCAATGCCGCCGGCGTCGCCGACTACGATTCGCTGATGCAAAGCGGCCTCTACGAGCAGCTCACCGGCCAGCACCTGCTCATCCCGCACCGCGAAGTCGAGATCGAAGGCCTACCGCCCGACGCCGACCGCCGCCTCGTCATCGAGCCCGACCGCGTCCGCACCATCTCGTACCCGTACGAATGGGGCTTTTCGCAGCTCCAAGACGCCGCGCTCACCACTCTGGCCGTCCAAGCCGAGGCGCTGCGGCATGGCCTCACGCTCAAAGACGCCAGCGCCTACAACATTCAATTCCACGAGGGGCGGCCGCTGCTCATCGACACCCTGTCATTTGAAAAATACACCCCCTCCAGCCCCTGGGCGGCGTATCGGCAATTTTGCCAACATTTCTTGGCACCGCTAGCACTCATGTCGCAGGTCGATGTCGATCTGGGCAAACTGCTCCTGGTGCACCTCGACGGCGTGCCGCTGCCGCTGGCCGCCAAGCTGTTGCCCCGCCGTGCGCGCCTGTCGCCGGGGCTGGCCATGCACCTGTTTTTGCACGCCCGCGCCCAATCTCGCACCCCGCAGGCCGCGTCGGCTGCCGGTCCGGGCAGCCATCGGCGGCTCAGCCAATCCGGCCTCGAAGGCCTCGTCGACAGCCTCACGCGCACCGTCCGCGGCCTCAGGTGGCGCGGCGGCAAAACCGAATGGGGCGATTACTACAACGCCACCAATTACAGCGCCACCGCCTTCGAGCACAAGCAGGCAGTGGTAGCCAGCTTCCTCGACGAAGTGCGGCCGCAAACCGTCTGGGACCTCGGCGCCAACACCGGCCAATTCAGCCGCCTGGCCGGCGACCGCGGCATCCATACCGTCAGCTTCGACATCGATCCCGTCGCCGTCGAGGCCAACTACCGCCTGGTGCGCGACCGCCGCGAGCCCAACATCCTGCCGCTGCTGCTCGACCTCACCAATCCCAGCCCCGCCATCGGCTGGGCCAACGCCGAGCGCAGCTCGCTGGCCCAGCGCGGTCGCGCCGATCTCGTGATGGCCCTCGCGCTCGTGCACCATCTGGCCATCTCCAACAACCTCCCGCTCGCCTCTATCGCCGCCTACTTCGCCGCCCTGGGCCGGCACCTCGTAGTCGAATTCATCCCCAAATCCGACTCCAAGGTTCAAATTTTGCTCGCCACCCGCCCCGACATTTTCCCGGATTACACCATGGCCGGCTTCGAGCGGGCGTTTGCGCAGCATTTCCAGATCGTAAAAAAGCTGCCGGTGAAAAACTCCGAACGCACCCTTTACCTCATGGAAAATCTCATGGAAAAAGCCTAA
- the rfbA gene encoding glucose-1-phosphate thymidylyltransferase RfbA, with amino-acid sequence MKGIILAGGSGTRLYPITQGISKQLMPIYDKPMIYYPLSTLMMAGIRDILIISTEQDMPGFERLLGSGEQIGCNFTYKIQPRPEGLAQAFIIGDDFIGDDKVALILGDNIFYGSDLGSKLKDHTDPDGGVIFAYHVADPERYGVVEFDAHMKAVSIEEKPDKPKSNYAVPGLYFYDNEVVDIAKHIKPSDRGELEITEVNNQYLKRGKLSVGVLDRGTAWLDTGTFASMMQASQFVQVVEERQALKVGCVEEVAWQEGYITDEHLDALAGKLLKSGYGKYLRGLLAER; translated from the coding sequence ATGAAGGGAATTATTTTAGCGGGTGGCTCGGGCACGCGCCTCTACCCCATTACGCAGGGCATTTCGAAGCAATTGATGCCGATCTACGACAAGCCGATGATTTACTATCCTCTGTCGACTTTGATGATGGCGGGGATCCGGGATATTTTGATCATCTCGACTGAGCAGGATATGCCTGGATTTGAGCGGTTGCTGGGCAGCGGCGAGCAGATCGGGTGCAACTTTACGTACAAAATCCAGCCGCGGCCAGAGGGACTGGCGCAGGCGTTTATCATTGGCGACGACTTCATTGGCGACGACAAGGTGGCGTTGATCTTGGGTGACAATATCTTCTACGGATCGGATTTGGGCTCGAAGCTCAAAGATCATACTGATCCGGACGGCGGGGTGATTTTCGCCTACCACGTAGCCGACCCAGAGCGCTACGGTGTAGTGGAGTTTGACGCGCACATGAAGGCGGTGAGCATCGAGGAAAAGCCGGATAAGCCCAAGAGCAATTACGCGGTGCCGGGGCTGTATTTTTACGATAACGAGGTGGTGGACATCGCCAAGCACATCAAACCAAGCGACCGGGGTGAGCTGGAAATCACCGAGGTGAACAATCAGTACCTCAAGCGTGGCAAGCTGAGCGTGGGCGTGCTCGACCGCGGCACGGCCTGGCTCGATACCGGCACGTTTGCGTCTATGATGCAGGCCAGCCAATTTGTGCAAGTGGTAGAGGAACGGCAGGCGCTCAAGGTGGGCTGCGTGGAAGAGGTGGCGTGGCAAGAGGGCTATATTACCGACGAACACCTCGACGCGCTAGCCGGCAAGCTACTTAAGAGCGGGTATGGCAAGTACCTGCGGGGACTGCTGGCGGAGCGTTAG
- the rfbB gene encoding dTDP-glucose 4,6-dehydratase, translated as MKMLVTGGAGFIGGNFVHYTVRNRPDHEITVLDALTYAGNQANLAPVADKIRFVKGDICDAGLVDELVAACDIVVHFAAESHNDNSLKNPEPFVHTNLVGTYTILEAVRKHGKRLHHISTDEVCGDLELDDPAKFNETTPYSPSSPYSSTKAGSDLLVRAWVRSFGIYATISNCSNNYGPYQHIEKFIPRQITNVLAGIKPKIYGDGKNVRDWIHVDDHNDAVLTIIEKGRKGETYMIGANGEKDNNEVVRTILRHLSKPEDWFERVNDRPGHDRRYAIDWTKLRTELGWEPKLGWDGGIQATIAWYRDNEAWWKPSKAAVEAEYARQGQ; from the coding sequence ATGAAGATGCTTGTGACAGGTGGGGCGGGGTTCATTGGCGGGAACTTTGTCCATTACACGGTAAGGAACCGCCCCGACCACGAAATTACTGTTCTTGACGCGCTCACCTACGCCGGCAACCAGGCCAACCTAGCTCCGGTGGCCGATAAAATCCGGTTCGTGAAGGGCGATATTTGTGACGCTGGGCTGGTGGATGAGCTGGTGGCGGCGTGCGATATCGTGGTGCACTTCGCGGCCGAATCGCACAACGACAACTCGCTCAAGAACCCGGAGCCGTTTGTACACACCAATCTGGTGGGAACCTACACAATCCTGGAAGCGGTGCGCAAACACGGCAAGCGATTGCACCACATTTCAACCGATGAGGTGTGCGGGGATCTGGAGCTGGACGATCCGGCAAAATTTAACGAGACGACGCCTTACAGCCCCTCAAGCCCGTATTCGAGCACCAAGGCTGGGTCGGACCTGCTGGTGCGGGCGTGGGTGCGGTCGTTTGGGATTTATGCCACGATTTCGAATTGCTCGAACAATTACGGACCGTATCAACACATTGAGAAATTTATTCCGCGGCAGATCACGAACGTGCTTGCGGGCATTAAGCCCAAAATTTACGGCGACGGCAAGAATGTGCGCGACTGGATTCACGTGGACGACCACAACGACGCGGTGCTGACGATCATCGAAAAGGGGCGCAAGGGCGAAACCTATATGATCGGCGCCAACGGCGAGAAAGACAACAACGAAGTGGTGCGCACGATTTTGCGGCACCTGAGCAAGCCCGAGGATTGGTTTGAGCGCGTGAATGATCGGCCGGGGCACGACCGGCGGTACGCGATTGACTGGACCAAGCTGCGGACGGAGCTGGGCTGGGAGCCGAAATTGGGCTGGGACGGCGGCATCCAGGCCACTATTGCCTGGTACCGCGACAATGAGGCCTGGTGGAAGCCCAGCAAGGCAGCGGTGGAAGCTGAATACGCCAGGCAGGGGCAGTAG
- a CDS encoding NAD(P)-dependent oxidoreductase, with product MNDSEILIVGAYGQLGKALAERFPGARAVDRDGLDITSVQALEAFDWSGIKYLLNAAAYTNVDGAETPEGRRTAWAINAAAVANLARVAVERDLTVVHVSSETVYDGSQSAHREDEGVAPLGVYAQTKAAGDMAVRVAPKHYIVRTMWLVGDGPNFVKTMMGLAAKNISPRVVGDQVGRLTFSSTLVDAIEVLLKKRADYGIYHVSDDGDVVSWAEVTRAIFRELGRDDLSVTDITTPEYFKDKPTSAPRPLKGDYDLAKIKSAGVKLPDWREELHDYIKREQGKEVKSS from the coding sequence ATGAATGATTCTGAGATTTTGATTGTGGGCGCGTACGGGCAGCTGGGGAAGGCGCTGGCGGAGCGGTTTCCGGGCGCTCGAGCAGTGGACCGCGACGGGCTCGACATTACGAGCGTGCAGGCGCTGGAGGCGTTTGACTGGAGCGGGATCAAGTATCTGCTCAACGCGGCGGCCTACACCAACGTGGACGGCGCCGAGACGCCCGAGGGGCGGCGCACGGCCTGGGCGATTAATGCTGCGGCCGTGGCCAATCTGGCGCGGGTGGCGGTGGAGCGGGATCTGACTGTGGTGCACGTATCAAGTGAGACGGTTTACGACGGCTCGCAGTCGGCCCACCGCGAGGATGAGGGCGTGGCGCCACTGGGAGTCTATGCCCAAACGAAGGCGGCGGGCGACATGGCCGTCCGGGTGGCGCCCAAGCATTACATCGTGCGGACCATGTGGCTGGTGGGCGATGGGCCGAATTTCGTGAAGACCATGATGGGGCTGGCCGCCAAGAACATTTCGCCGCGAGTAGTGGGCGACCAAGTGGGCCGCCTGACGTTTTCGAGTACCTTGGTGGATGCGATCGAAGTGTTGCTGAAAAAGCGGGCTGATTATGGTATCTATCATGTGTCGGACGATGGCGACGTGGTATCCTGGGCCGAGGTGACGCGGGCAATCTTTCGCGAGCTCGGACGCGACGATTTGAGCGTCACAGACATCACAACGCCGGAATACTTCAAAGACAAGCCGACCTCGGCGCCGCGACCGCTCAAGGGCGACTACGACTTGGCTAAGATTAAGTCGGCTGGGGTGAAATTGCCGGACTGGCGCGAAGAACTGCATGATTACATCAAGCGCGAACAAGGGAAGGAAGTGAAATCATCATGA
- the rfbC gene encoding dTDP-4-dehydrorhamnose 3,5-epimerase, giving the protein MADLAVRETAIPGLFEIDLAVHRDDRGWFKENYQREKMEALGLPHFEVVQNNFSFNGEAGVTRGLHTEPWVKFISVAGGRVFGAWVDLRKGPGFGRTHTLEITPAKAVFVPQGVANGYQTLEPNVTYTYLVDAHWSPEAEYTMVNAFDPALGIAWPLGADQAIVSDKDKAHPLLSAVTPMEV; this is encoded by the coding sequence ATGGCAGACTTGGCAGTGCGCGAGACGGCGATTCCGGGGCTGTTCGAGATTGATTTGGCGGTGCACCGCGACGACCGGGGATGGTTTAAGGAAAATTATCAGCGCGAGAAGATGGAGGCACTCGGTCTCCCCCACTTTGAGGTAGTGCAGAACAACTTTTCATTCAACGGCGAGGCGGGGGTGACACGCGGGCTGCATACGGAACCGTGGGTGAAGTTTATTTCGGTGGCCGGCGGACGCGTGTTTGGCGCGTGGGTCGACCTGCGCAAAGGACCGGGGTTTGGCCGGACGCACACCCTGGAGATCACGCCCGCGAAGGCGGTATTTGTGCCGCAAGGGGTGGCGAATGGCTACCAAACGCTGGAGCCGAACGTAACGTACACATATCTGGTGGACGCGCATTGGTCGCCGGAGGCCGAATATACCATGGTGAACGCGTTTGATCCGGCGCTGGGCATTGCCTGGCCGCTCGGGGCGGATCAGGCAATTGTGTCGGATAAAGACAAGGCACACCCTTTGCTTTCGGCCGTGACGCCGATGGAGGTATGA